A genomic segment from Glycine soja cultivar W05 chromosome 18, ASM419377v2, whole genome shotgun sequence encodes:
- the LOC114397369 gene encoding protein MAIN-LIKE 1-like, producing the protein MQRLDKKFDEQLPPPSRGVALLTELLEVTPDEATAETRQAMGLMFGCPGFGTCTRAFRDLGQAGAFSWGAVALVHLYDQLNEASQTPTRQMASYISLLQCWIYEHFPSVHRCVVDDGYAEASPRACRWLTGKVQMTGIKGASYRARIDALTVIDVCWMPYAEHRGVRGYDLISSYTGQVRWGQIIVYIRPERVVRQMGYIQTVPPPPVRDSLTGTDIDDRWVHFSDHVVPIGELCVVPGQVALDYMEWFFQISHPFVTPMEDTAEPRPAPPLPTHDDDFVEPPIAEVLVTSDPPTHSVVDCTACVRIGRIAEHLERVINLKMVTTETDLYDIMDLCLKIARDDDPDDIFVFVFVKTH; encoded by the exons atgcaAAGACTTGATAAAAAATTTGACGAGCAGCTTCCACCTCCCAGTAGGGGAG TGGCCCTGTTGACGGAGCTACTTGAGGTTACCCCAGACGAGGCTACAGCTGAGACACGTCAGGCAATGGGCCTCATGTTCGGTTGTCCTGGCTTCGGGACATGTACCAGA GCATTCAGGGACTTGGGCCAGGCAGGGGCATTCTCTTGGGGAGCGGTTGCATTGGTACACTTGTACGATCAGCTTAACGAGGCGTCTCAGACCCCTACACGGCAAATGGCCAGTTACATTTCACTACTTCAG TGTTGGATTTACGAGCACTTTCCATCGGTCCATAGGTGTGTTGTTGACGATGGTTATGCTGAGGCTAGCCCACGTGCCTGTAGGTGGCTTACGGGTAAGGTCCAGATGACCGGGATTAAGGGAGCCTCTTACAGAGCACGTATTGATGCCCTGACAGTGATCGACGTCTGTTGGATGCCGTATGCTGAACATCGGGGAGTTCGGGGCTATGACTTGATCTCCTCGTACACGGGGCAAGTCAGATGGGGTCAGATCATCGTCTACATTCGACCAGAGAGGGTGGTTCGGCAGATGGGATACATTCAGACCGTTCCTCCTCCACCGGTTCGTGATTCATTGACGGGTACTGATATAGATGACCGGTGGGTACACTTTTCAGATCATGTGGTGCCTATAGGGGAGCTCTGTGTAGTTCCTGGGCAGGTGGCCCTAGactacatggagtggttttttCAGATTTCACACCCTTTTGTGACGCCGATGGAGGACACTGCTGAGCCGAGACCTGCGCCTCCCCTTCCCACTCATGATGATGACTTCGTCGAGCCACCTATCGCTGAGGTTCTAGTCACGTCAGATCCCCCTACGCATTCTGTG GTTGATTGCACAGCATGTGTCAGGATTGGAAGGATTGCTGAGCATTTGGAGCGCGTCATCAACCTCAAGATGGTGACGACAGAGACTGACTTATATGATATCATGGATCTTTGTCTGAAGATAGCTAGAGATGACGACCCAGATGACA tatttgtttttgtatttgttaaaaCACATTGA